TCGCTGAGTTCAAAGCAAAGAAGATATCCTGTTTCATTGGCTGTACTACAACTTCTTTCTTCGGCTGTGGCTGTTCTACCACGGGAACAGGCTTCGGTTGTTCCACTACTACAGGTTCTGCCTCATAATATACAGGTTTAGTTTCCGTATAGCCTTTACCGAATTTAATATTCAAACCAATGAGAGCATTGAACTGCCAGTCAGCATTTCCTGCCTTCTTTGAGTTGAACTTGTCGGACAAGACATTTGCATTACCTTCGATGTTGATGGACAAGCGATCATTCAGACGCAGATTACATCCTAAACCCATGCGCCCAGCAATGAGAAACTTTCCGTCCCGCCAAAGATATTCCATCTCATAGGTTCGTGTATCCAGTGCATTCGCCTCATCGTTATCAAAGCCACGATTTAATCCTCCTCCGAGAAAGACATAACCATTGAATACACGTTTGGGATTAAAACCACAAAACAATGTGCTAAGATCAGAAACGATGTCAATGTTACCTTGCAAATATTTGTACTGGTAATCCTGTTGCGGAGAAACCCAGCCTCCTTTTGCCTGCCATCCGCTGACACCAACACGTGCCCGCCATGCAGGAGCAAACTGATAACCTACGTTTATCGCTGCTGCAGGAGATATAAGATCACTAAACTTAGCTTCGCCAAGTGTGTGAGCAGCACCTACTTGCACTTGCATAAACCAATGAGGTT
This sequence is a window from Bacteroides thetaiotaomicron VPI-5482. Protein-coding genes within it:
- a CDS encoding OmpA family protein, yielding MNIKKLWMPVFALLLSSTVISAQEQRIKEEGKTEFKPHWFMQVQVGAAHTLGEAKFSDLISPAAAINVGYQFAPAWRARVGVSGWQAKGGWVSPQQDYQYKYLQGNIDIVSDLSTLFCGFNPKRVFNGYVFLGGGLNRGFDNDEANALDTRTYEMEYLWRDGKFLIAGRMGLGCNLRLNDRLSINIEGNANVLSDKFNSKKAGNADWQFNALIGLNIKFGKGYTETKPVYYEAEPVVVEQPKPVPVVEQPQPKKEVVVQPMKQDIFFALNSAKIQDDQKSKIDMLVEYLQNNPAAKVKVTGYADVNTGNPKINKSLSEKRAGNVADALKAKGITTDRIMVDSKGDTVQPYKAPEENRVSICIAE